One window of the Trifolium pratense cultivar HEN17-A07 linkage group LG2, ARS_RC_1.1, whole genome shotgun sequence genome contains the following:
- the LOC123909096 gene encoding probable aspartyl protease At4g16563 — protein sequence MASPLFLLCFILCFSLSSQMILLPLTHSISKTQFNTTHHLLKSTSTRSSNRFRHQHHHRKHQTQVSLPLSPGSDYTLSFNLGSNPPQLITLYMDTGSDLVWFPCSPFECILCEGKPQTTKPANITKQAHSVSCQSPACSSAHSTMSSSNLCAISRCPLDFIETSDCSNFSCPPFYYAYGDGSFVANLYRHTLSLSSLHLQNFTFGCAHTALAEPTGVAGFGRGILSLPAQLSTLSPHLGNRFSYCLVSHSFDGDRVRRPSPLILGRHDDTTTAGEAVEFVYTSMLSNPKHPYYYCVGLAGITVGKKMVPAPEILKRIDGKGNGGMVVDSGTTFTMLPESFYNAVVTEFDKRVGRVNKRASEVETKTGLGPCYYLNGLSQIPMMTLHFVGNNSGVVLPRKNYFYEFLDGSDGARKKSKVGCMMLMNGGDETELDGGPGATLGNYQQQGFEVVYDLGKERVGFAKKECALLWDSLNSVKN from the coding sequence ATGGCTTCTCCCCTGTTTCTACTCTGTTTCATACTCTGTTTTTCACTATCATCACAAATGATTCTATTACCATTAACACACTCAATTTCCAAAACCCAATTCAACACTACCCACCATCTCCTCAAATCAACCTCAACCCGTTCCTCCAACCGCTTCCGCCACCAACACCACCACCGCAAACACCAAACACAAGTTTCTCTCCCACTTTCACCAGGAAGTGATTACACACTTTCCTTCAACCTAGGTTCAAATCCACCACAACTCATAACTCTCTACATGGACACAGGTAGTGACCTTGTTTGGTTCCCATGTTCACCTTTCGAATGTATCCTCTGTGAAGGAAAACCACAAACAACAAAACCAGCAAACATCACAAAACAAGCACACTCTGTTTCTTGTCAATCCCCTGCATGTTCTTCAGCACATTCAACTATGTCTTCTAGTAATCTTTGTGCTATTTCTCGTTGTCCTTTAGACTTCATTGAAACTTCTGATTGTTCTAATTTTTCTTGTCCACCATTTTACTATGCTTATGGCGACGGAAGTTTCGTAGCTAATCTCTATCGTCATacactttctctttcttctcttcATCTTCAAAATTTCACTTTTGGTTGTGCTCACACTGCACTTGCTGAACCCACCGGCGTAGCCGGTTTCGGCCGTGGAATTCTTTCTCTTCCGGCTCAGCTCTCTACTCTTTCACCTCATTTGGGTAATCGTTTTTCTTATTGTTTAGTATCTCATTCTTTCGACGGTGACCGAGTTCGTCGACCGAGTCCACTCATTCTCGGCCGTCACGACGATACCACCACCGCCGGAGAAGCTGTTGAGTTTGTCTACACTTCAATGCTTTCAAACCCAAAGCATCCTTATTACTACTGTGTGGGACTCGCCGGAATAACAGTCGGAAAGAAAATGGTACCGGCGCCGGAGATTCTCAAAAGGATCGACGGTAAAGGTAACGGAGGAATGGTTGTTGATTCTGGAACAACGTTTACGATGTTGCCGGAGAGTTTTTATAACGCGGTGGTTACTGAGTTCGATAAACGAGTTGGACGAGTTAACAAACGAGCGAGTGAAGTTGAAACTAAAACGGGTCTCGGGCCGTGTTATTACTTAAACGGGTTATCACAAATACCAATGATGACGTTGCATTTTGTTGGGAATAATTCGGGTGTGGTGTTGCCTAGGAAGAATTACTTTTATGAATTTTTGGACGGTAGTGATGGTGCTAGAAAGAAAAGTAAAGTGGGGTGTATGATGTTGATGAACGGTGGAGATGAAACTGAGTTAGATGGTGGACCTGGAGCTACTTTAGGGAATTATCAACAACAAGGGTTTGAGGTTGTTTATGATTTGGGGAAAGAGCGCGTGGGTTTCGCGAAGAAAGAGTGCGCGTTGCTTTGGGATAGTCTTAACAGTGTAAAAAACTGA
- the LOC123908388 gene encoding proteasome subunit beta type-2-B-like, translated as MECVFGLVGNDFAIVVADTSAVHSILVHKSNEDKIMFLDSHKLIAASGEPGDRVQFTEYIQKNVALYQFRNGIPLTTSAAANFTRGELATALRKNPYSVNILLAGYDKETGPSLYYIDYLATLHKLEKGAFGYGSYFSLSMMDRHYHSGMSVEEAIDLVDKCINEIRSRLVVAPPNFIIKIVDKDGAREYAWRQSVADTPAPSA; from the exons atGGAATGCGTATTCGGTTTAGTAGGTAATGATTTCGCTATTGTTGTTGCTGATACATCAGCAGTACACAGCATCCTCGTACACAAATCCAACGAAGACAAAATCATGTTCCTTGATTCCCACAAACTCATTGCTGCAAGCGGTGAACCCGGTGACAG GGTTCAATTTACTGAATACATTCAAAAGAACGTTGCTTTGTATCAATTCCGTAATGGGATCCCTCTCACCACCTCTGCCGCTGCTAATTTCACTCGTGGCGAGCTCGCCACCGCTCTCCGCAAG AATCCCTACTCTGTGAACATCCTTCTTGCTGGTTATGACAAAGAGACAGGACCATCGCTATACTATATTGACTACCTTGCAACACTTCACAAGCTTGAAAAGGGAGCTTTTGGCTATGGTTCTTATTTTTCACTGTCAATGATGGACAGACACTATCATAGTGGAATGTCGGTAGAAGAAGCAATTGATCTTGTCGATAAGTGCATTAATGAAATCAGATCAAGGTTAGTTGTGGCACCGCCAAACTTTATTATCAAAATTGTTGACAAGGATGGTGCAAGAGAGTATGCATGGCGTCAATCAGTCGCGGACACTCCTGCTCCGTCGGCTTAA